In Calypte anna isolate BGI_N300 chromosome Z, bCalAnn1_v1.p, whole genome shotgun sequence, the following are encoded in one genomic region:
- the AK6 gene encoding adenylate kinase isoenzyme 6 isoform X1 produces the protein MRRPNILLTGTPGVGKTTLGKELASRAGMTYINVGDMAKEGQLYEGFDEEYDCPVLDEDRVIDELEDKMSEGGVIVDYHGCDFFPERWFHIVFVLRTENSFLYDRLESRGYKGKKLQDNIQCEIFQMLYEEAMLSYREEIVHQLPSNTPEDLERNLDQITQWIEQWMKDNN, from the exons ATGAGGCGGCCCAACATTCTGCTGACGG GTACTCCAGGTGTTGGGAAGACCACACTTGGAAAAGAACTTGCATCAAGAGCTGGGATGACCTATATTAATGTGGGTGACATGGCAAAAGAAG GACAACTGTATGAAGGTTTTGATGAGGAGTATGATTGCCCAGTCTTGGATGAAGACAGG GTGATTGATGAACTTGAAGATAAAATGAGTGAGGGTGGAGTTATCGTTGATTACCATGGCTGTGATTTTTTCCCTGAGAGGTGGTTTCACATCGTGTTTGTCCTTCGTACAGAAAATTCATTTCTGTATGACAGGCTTGAAAGCAG GGGCTACAAAGGTAAAAAGCTGCAAGACAACATTCAGTGTGAAATCTTCCAGATGCTGTATGAGGAAGCAATGTTGTcatacagagaagaaatagtGCACCAGTTGCCCAGCAACACTCCAGAGGACCTGGAGAGAAATTTGGATCAGATTACACAATGGATTGAGCAGTGGATGAAGGACAACAACTGA
- the AK6 gene encoding adenylate kinase isoenzyme 6 isoform X3 — MRRPNILLTGQLYEGFDEEYDCPVLDEDRVIDELEDKMSEGGVIVDYHGCDFFPERWFHIVFVLRTENSFLYDRLESRGYKGKKLQDNIQCEIFQMLYEEAMLSYREEIVHQLPSNTPEDLERNLDQITQWIEQWMKDNN; from the exons ATGAGGCGGCCCAACATTCTGCTGACGG GACAACTGTATGAAGGTTTTGATGAGGAGTATGATTGCCCAGTCTTGGATGAAGACAGG GTGATTGATGAACTTGAAGATAAAATGAGTGAGGGTGGAGTTATCGTTGATTACCATGGCTGTGATTTTTTCCCTGAGAGGTGGTTTCACATCGTGTTTGTCCTTCGTACAGAAAATTCATTTCTGTATGACAGGCTTGAAAGCAG GGGCTACAAAGGTAAAAAGCTGCAAGACAACATTCAGTGTGAAATCTTCCAGATGCTGTATGAGGAAGCAATGTTGTcatacagagaagaaatagtGCACCAGTTGCCCAGCAACACTCCAGAGGACCTGGAGAGAAATTTGGATCAGATTACACAATGGATTGAGCAGTGGATGAAGGACAACAACTGA
- the AK6 gene encoding adenylate kinase isoenzyme 6 isoform X2: MTYINVGDMAKEGQLYEGFDEEYDCPVLDEDRVIDELEDKMSEGGVIVDYHGCDFFPERWFHIVFVLRTENSFLYDRLESRGYKGKKLQDNIQCEIFQMLYEEAMLSYREEIVHQLPSNTPEDLERNLDQITQWIEQWMKDNN; encoded by the exons ATGACCTATATTAATGTGGGTGACATGGCAAAAGAAG GACAACTGTATGAAGGTTTTGATGAGGAGTATGATTGCCCAGTCTTGGATGAAGACAGG GTGATTGATGAACTTGAAGATAAAATGAGTGAGGGTGGAGTTATCGTTGATTACCATGGCTGTGATTTTTTCCCTGAGAGGTGGTTTCACATCGTGTTTGTCCTTCGTACAGAAAATTCATTTCTGTATGACAGGCTTGAAAGCAG GGGCTACAAAGGTAAAAAGCTGCAAGACAACATTCAGTGTGAAATCTTCCAGATGCTGTATGAGGAAGCAATGTTGTcatacagagaagaaatagtGCACCAGTTGCCCAGCAACACTCCAGAGGACCTGGAGAGAAATTTGGATCAGATTACACAATGGATTGAGCAGTGGATGAAGGACAACAACTGA
- the CCDC125 gene encoding coiled-coil domain-containing protein 125 — protein sequence MEEAEEDDMTCGDLGNGLGRKPGGVYEGENVQNFSPCRPRKGSGKVCSSLWSAKKGEESDPAALPGSKRNSFYERSPKKPLTSSTRQSSCESNTEVSNEELKQQLQETLEEVEILKVELEASQRQLEGKDEALRILQSMAVFNKATNHTKAMLKKTEEEKRTLEKEINILQWEIEFDQDRFKNIEDKWTEKYDRIYCENTALKEALKLRTEEVKTLRAENTILNQQCLEFLAMLDVEQQKMFQENMSLNKGDISDFTGLELAVLGACTCSASGGQPCPCAKMAAVTRKQLLHLKQEIENLKKSKDEAYVMADAFRIAFEQQLMQRKDQALRLAEVIKMKKETKFMNWRRLKDNGRLNLQGSKTNLGQKLSSLLSSDGDCRKVEGLDNPHEILKILIDLVNDKEEALAHQRKVSYMLARAMEMREDVLERDKGKGTLGSRPHEAQGPVPACCPNLCSQNGASSVRSPNTGGNPVKMLRKSHSWPSEPTHGEEINPRRKPDHTVVVSI from the exons atggaggaagcagaagaggaTGATATGACCTGCGGAGACCTGGGAAACGGACTTGGGAGAAAACCTGGAGGTGTTTATGAAGGAGAAAATGTCCAAAACTTCTCTCCATGTAGACCTAGGAAGGGATCTGGAAAAGTTTGCAGTTCTCTCTGGTCAGcaaagaaaggggaagaaagtgATCCTGCAGCCCTTCCTGGATCAAAACGAAACAGTTTTTACGAGAGATCACCCAAAAAGCCTCTTACTTCTTCCACCCGACAGAGCAGCTGCG AATCTAATACTGAGGTGTCAAATGAAGAGCTAAAGCAACAGCTACAGGAGACTCTAGAG GAAGTTGAAATTTTGAAAGTTGAGCTGGAAGCATCTCAAAGACAGCTTGAAGGAAAAGATGAAGCCCTACGAATTCTGCAGAGCATG gcaGTATTTAATAAAGCCACGAATCACACAAAAGCAATGCTCAAaaaaactgaggaagaaaagagaacttTAGAAAAG gaaataaatattttgcaatggGAAATAGAATTTGATCAGGATAGATTTAAAAACATAGAAGACAAGTGGACAGAAAAATACGACAG GATATATTGTGAAAATACAGCTCTTAAGGAAGCACTGAAACTGAGAACAGAAGAAGTTAAAACTCTGAGAGCTGAAAACACAA tCCTGAATCAGCAGTGCTTGGAATTTCTTGCGATGCTAGATGTGGAACAACAGAAGATGTTTCAGGAAAACATGTCTTTAAATAAAGGTGACATTTCAGATTTCACAGGTCTTGAA ctggCAGTTCTTGGAGCCTGTACCTGCAGTGCTTCTGGGGGGCAGCCTTGTCCCTGTGCTAAAATGGCAGCAGTAACTCGAAAGCAACTTCTTCATCTCAAGCAAGAG ATTGAAAATCTGAAGAAGAGTAAAGATGAAGCTTATGTAATGGCAGATGCCTTCAGAATTGCATTTGAGCAGCAGCTAATGCAGAGGAAGGACCAAGCCCTGAGGCTTGCAGAAGTGATAAAGatgaagaaggaaacaaaatttatGAACTGGAGACGGCTGAAAGACAATG ggCGCCTCAATTTACAAGGCAGCAAAACCAACCTGGGGCAGAAACTCTCCAGCCTGCTCTCATCAGATGGGGACTGCAGGAAGGTTGAAGGGCTGGACAACCCTCACGAAATCCTGAAGATATTAATAGATTTG GTAAACGACAAAGAGGAGGCTCTGGCTCATCAGAGGAAGGTTAGTTACATGCTAGCTCGTGCCATGGAGATGAGAGAGGATGTTTTGGAACGGGATAAAGGAAAGGGCACCCTGGGGAGTCGTCCACACGAAGCTCAGGGCCCTGTGCCCGCCTGCTGCCCAAACCTCTGTTCTCAAAATGGGGCTTCTTCGGTTCGCAGCCCAAACACAGGTGGAAATCCTGTGAAAATGCTTCGGAAGTCACATTCCTGGCCATCAGAGCCCACGCACGGCGAAGAAATAAATCCACGCAGAAAGCCAGACCACACTGTAGTGGTCTCTATATAG